A genomic region of Podarcis raffonei isolate rPodRaf1 chromosome 13, rPodRaf1.pri, whole genome shotgun sequence contains the following coding sequences:
- the TMEM119 gene encoding transmembrane protein 119: MAILMDICRLVMLLVPLCASRSIHTAGLEDNGGSGESEGASSIPPPASVTLGANPTLNDLIVNGTSTSLNILDGIVDFFQKYMLLIIVVGSLVFLFLFIVCAAVIVRQKHKASAYYPSSFPKKKYVDQNDKSGGAKAFSEVPEKLSDADQEEPADSTKQLQADILAAAQNLKSPAKAVTMNGESAKMEDRATSVKEEGTKMMEEAEKEEKATPEEQDGPAEEAETPALPNSVDAEINGEDVKDQQVEEENHPASPEEPKESPGTDNSTGQISESEADEPGALPPDGTCTSGD, encoded by the coding sequence ATGGCCATCCTGATGGACATCTGCCGGCTTGTTATGCTGCTGGTGCCCTTGTGTGCCTCAAGATCCATACACACAGCAGGGCTTGAAGACAACGGTGGCAGCGGAGAGAGCGAGGGGGCATCCTccatcccaccccctgcaagCGTGACACTAGGTGCAAACCCCACCTTGAATGACCTCATTGTGAATGGGACTTCAACATCCCTCAACATATTGGACGGGATTGTGGACTTCTTCCAGAAGTACATGCTCTTGATCATTGTGGTCGGCTCCTtggtcttcctcttccttttcattGTGTGTGCCGCCGTCATCGTCCGGCAGAAACACAAGGCTTCGGCCTACTATCCATCATCTTTTCCAAAGAAGAAGTATGTGGACCAGAATGACAAGTCAGGAGGGGCCAAGGCCTTCAGCGAAGTGCCAGAGAAGCTGTCTGATGCCGACCAGGAAGAGCCCGCTGACTCCACCAAGCAGCTGCAGGCGGATATTTTAGCTGCTGCACAGAACCTCAaatccccagccaaggctgtcaCGATGAACGGGGAGAGTGCCAAAATGGAGGACAGGGCAACCAGTGTCAAGGAGGAAGGGACAAAGATGATGGAAGAGGCTGAGAAGGAAGAGAAAGCCACTCCAGAAGAACAGGATGGTCCAGCAGAGGAGGCTGAGACTCCAGCCCTGCCAAACTCGGTAGATGCGGAAATCAATGGTGAAGATGTGAAGGATCAACAGGTGGAAGAAGAAAATCACCCAGCATCTCCAGAAGAGCCCAAGGAATCACCAGGGACTGATAATTCCACAGGACAAATCTCAGAAAGTGAGGCAGATGAGCCGGGGGCTTTACCCCCTGATGGTACTTGCACCTCAGGAGACTAG
- the ISCU gene encoding iron-sulfur cluster assembly enzyme ISCU codes for MAALRASVAQRAAAALLRPGPAQAPLAAGYHEKVVDHYENPRNVGSLDKNAKNVGTGLVGAPACGDVMKLQVEVDENGKITDARFKTFGCGSAIASSSLATEWVKGKTVDEALKIKNTDIAKELCLPPVKLHCSMLAEDAIRAALADYKLKQGPKSSEPGKNASVA; via the exons ATGGCGGCGCTGAGGGCGAGCGTGGCGCAGCGGGCGGCGGCGGCTCTCCTGAGGCCTGGGCCGGCCCAGGCTCCCCTCGCCGCGGGATACCACGAGAAG GTTGTTGATCACTATGAGAACCCACGAAATGTTGGTTCCCTGGATAAGAATGCAAAGAATGTTGGGACTGGCCTTGTGGGAGCACCAGCCTGTGGGGACGTCATGAAGCTGCAA GTTGAAGTAGATGAAAATGGAAAGATAACAGATGCCAGGTTCAAGACGTTTGGCTGTGGGTCAGCAATCGCTTCGAGTTCCTTGGCTACTGAATGGGTGAAGGGCAAGACG GTTGATGAAGCCTTGAAGATCAAAAACACAGACATTGCTAAAGAGCTCTGCCTTCCTCCAGTAAAATTGCACTGCTCCA TGCTGGCAGAAGATGCCATCAGGGCGGCCTTAGCAGATTACAAGTTGAAGCAGGGGCCGAAGAGCAGTGAGCCAGGAAAAAATGCAAGCGTGGCCTAG